One window of Microcoleus vaginatus PCC 9802 genomic DNA carries:
- the urtE gene encoding urea ABC transporter ATP-binding subunit UrtE: protein MLQVSNLNVYYGESHILRDVDLSVNAGQMVCLIGRNGVGKTTMLKTIMGLLQPRSGTIAFGGESIVSKLTHQRARLGIGYVPQGREIIPRLTVKENLLLGLEAKPTKIKNPEVPDEIFDLFPVLKTMLDRLGGDLSGGQQQQLAIARALMGEPQLLVLDEPTEGIQPSIILDIEAAVRRVVATRGISVLLVEQHLHFVRQADWYYAMQKGGIVASGSTSELSDEVIQRFLAV, encoded by the coding sequence ATGCTACAAGTCTCTAATTTGAATGTTTATTACGGCGAAAGCCACATTTTGCGTGATGTCGATTTAAGCGTAAATGCGGGGCAAATGGTTTGCTTGATCGGCCGCAATGGTGTCGGCAAAACTACTATGCTAAAAACGATTATGGGGTTGCTGCAACCGCGCAGTGGCACTATTGCTTTTGGCGGAGAATCTATTGTTTCTAAGTTGACTCACCAGCGGGCTAGATTAGGAATTGGTTATGTGCCTCAAGGGCGTGAAATTATTCCACGTTTGACGGTTAAAGAAAATTTATTGTTAGGTTTGGAAGCGAAACCCACAAAAATCAAAAATCCTGAAGTTCCTGATGAAATTTTTGATTTATTTCCTGTTTTGAAAACTATGCTCGATCGCCTGGGAGGTGATTTGAGCGGGGGACAGCAGCAGCAGTTAGCTATTGCTAGGGCTTTGATGGGTGAGCCGCAGTTGCTGGTTTTGGATGAGCCTACGGAGGGGATTCAACCGTCTATTATTTTAGACATAGAAGCTGCGGTGCGCCGTGTGGTTGCGACTAGGGGAATTTCTGTTTTGTTGGTGGAGCAACATTTGCATTTTGTGCGGCAAGCTGACTGGTATTATGCTATGCAAAAAGGCGGAATTGTGGCTTCTGGAAGCACTAGCGAATTAAGTGATGAGGTGATTCAGAGGTTTTTGGCTGTTTGA
- a CDS encoding branched-chain amino acid ABC transporter permease, whose translation MAILDGLFNGLSIGAVLLIAALGLAIIFGLMGVINMAHGELMMLGAYTTFVVQNVFKGMGGFAFETYILFAIPLAFLLAALVGLILERGVIRYLYGRPLETLLATWGVSLILQQFVRSVSWVLVIGLAVFCLLFFGGLRVLKSRLDFDRLRSKILAIILPLSLGIAWAVSAFLGQTYKLAVTQPWFGAQNVDVTAPQWLRGGIPLGNFQLPYARIFIIVLTGICLAGIYLFLQKSVWGLRIRAVTQNRSMSACLGIPTEQVDALTFALGSGLAGVAGCAISLIGSVGSNTGQNYIVDTFMVVVVGGVGKIVGSVVAAIAIGTANYLIGSGTLAIMFAPVKPLADFFTFFATTSMAKVMVFALIMAFLQVKPGGIFPQKGRTVEN comes from the coding sequence TTGGCGATATTAGACGGTTTATTTAATGGCCTTAGCATCGGCGCTGTTTTACTAATTGCTGCCCTGGGATTAGCGATTATTTTCGGGCTGATGGGCGTGATTAATATGGCTCATGGCGAGTTGATGATGCTGGGGGCCTATACAACTTTCGTAGTGCAAAATGTCTTCAAAGGTATGGGAGGATTCGCTTTTGAAACCTATATTTTATTTGCGATTCCCCTAGCTTTTTTATTAGCTGCATTGGTAGGATTAATTCTCGAACGCGGAGTGATTCGCTATCTTTACGGGCGGCCGCTAGAAACTCTGCTGGCAACTTGGGGTGTAAGTTTAATTTTGCAGCAGTTTGTCCGCAGCGTTAGTTGGGTGCTGGTCATTGGGCTTGCGGTGTTTTGTTTGCTGTTTTTTGGCGGTTTGCGGGTGCTGAAATCTCGCCTGGATTTCGATCGCCTTCGCAGCAAAATTCTCGCCATAATTTTGCCTTTATCTTTGGGTATTGCCTGGGCGGTGAGCGCCTTTTTAGGGCAAACTTACAAACTGGCAGTAACTCAACCTTGGTTTGGCGCTCAAAATGTGGACGTAACTGCACCGCAATGGTTGCGGGGTGGCATACCGCTGGGCAATTTTCAGTTGCCCTACGCCCGAATTTTTATTATTGTCCTGACCGGAATTTGTTTGGCGGGAATTTACCTATTTTTGCAAAAGTCTGTGTGGGGATTGCGGATTAGAGCCGTGACGCAAAATCGCAGCATGAGCGCGTGTTTGGGAATTCCTACCGAACAAGTGGACGCGCTGACTTTTGCTTTGGGTTCGGGGTTGGCTGGTGTGGCTGGGTGCGCGATTAGTTTGATCGGTTCGGTAGGGTCAAATACCGGACAAAATTATATAGTCGATACCTTTATGGTGGTGGTTGTGGGCGGTGTCGGCAAGATTGTGGGGAGTGTAGTTGCTGCGATCGCGATCGGCACTGCCAATTACCTGATCGGTTCTGGAACCTTAGCCATAATGTTCGCTCCTGTCAAGCCTTTAGCCGACTTCTTCACATTTTTCGCCACAACCAGCATGGCAAAAGTAATGGTATTCGCCTTAATTATGGCTTTTCTGCAAGTGAAGCCGGGAGGGATTTTCCCGCAAAAAGGGCGGACGGTAGAAAATTAA
- a CDS encoding TIGR00266 family protein — protein sequence MADIIDYKIYGDDLQLIEIELDPKEGVRAEAGTMTYMEGDIQMQTSTGGGLFQGFKRMLTGAGFFITTFVNAGNRKARVAFAAPYPGKVIPLDLGQLGGKFLCQKDSFLCAANGIEIEVAFTKRLGAGFFGGEGFILQKLQGDGLAFVHAGGTIVEKNLGVGEVLRADTGCLVAFAPTVDYDIQFVGGFKNALFGGEGLFLVKLTGPGKVYLQSLPLSKLAERIMAAAPSPVSSSSSSLT from the coding sequence ATGGCAGATATTATTGACTACAAAATCTACGGCGACGATTTGCAACTCATCGAGATTGAACTCGACCCCAAAGAAGGCGTCAGGGCTGAAGCTGGAACCATGACATACATGGAAGGCGACATCCAAATGCAAACATCCACAGGCGGCGGCTTATTTCAGGGTTTCAAACGGATGCTGACAGGAGCGGGTTTTTTTATTACCACCTTTGTCAACGCCGGAAATCGTAAGGCCCGCGTCGCTTTTGCCGCGCCCTATCCGGGTAAAGTAATTCCCCTAGATTTAGGCCAACTTGGCGGTAAATTTTTGTGTCAAAAAGACTCATTTCTCTGTGCGGCCAACGGCATTGAAATTGAGGTAGCATTCACCAAGCGGCTGGGTGCCGGTTTCTTTGGCGGAGAAGGTTTTATTCTGCAAAAATTGCAGGGTGACGGGCTAGCTTTTGTTCATGCGGGAGGAACAATAGTTGAGAAAAATTTGGGAGTTGGCGAAGTGTTGCGGGCGGACACTGGTTGTTTGGTAGCTTTTGCGCCGACTGTAGATTACGATATTCAGTTTGTGGGCGGGTTTAAAAATGCTCTATTTGGCGGCGAAGGGTTGTTTTTAGTCAAGCTAACCGGACCTGGAAAAGTGTATTTGCAAAGTCTGCCGCTCTCGAAGTTAGCGGAGCGAATTATGGCTGCCGCTCCATCTCCAGTGTCGAGCAGCTCTAGCAGTTTGACTTGA
- the urtD gene encoding urea ABC transporter ATP-binding protein UrtD, whose amino-acid sequence MNGKVLEIENLTVSFDGFKAINGLNFSMDAGELRVIIGPNGAGKTTFLDSITGKVQPTEGRVLFKGQNLRKLSEDRISRLGIGRKFQTPRVYLNLTPRENLELSCSRHKNVFSTLFKPASAAEKRTVAGLLETIGLVAKADVLAGLLSHGEKQWLEIGMLVAQSPDLLLVDEPVAGLTDEETMLTGELLISLAESHSVLVIEHDMEFVRQIARQVTVLHQGAVLCEGTMDEVQNDDRVIEVYLGKPEE is encoded by the coding sequence ATGAATGGAAAAGTATTAGAAATAGAAAACTTGACTGTTAGTTTTGATGGTTTTAAAGCCATTAACGGTTTAAATTTTAGTATGGATGCGGGCGAACTGCGAGTTATTATTGGTCCCAATGGTGCGGGCAAAACAACTTTTCTCGATTCAATTACCGGGAAGGTGCAGCCGACAGAGGGCAGGGTATTATTTAAGGGACAAAATTTACGCAAGTTGTCGGAAGATAGGATTTCGCGCTTGGGAATTGGTCGCAAGTTTCAGACACCGCGAGTTTACTTAAATTTAACGCCACGCGAAAATTTGGAATTGTCTTGCAGCCGCCACAAAAATGTTTTTTCGACTTTGTTTAAGCCTGCTTCTGCTGCTGAAAAACGCACGGTTGCGGGTTTGTTAGAAACAATTGGTTTAGTTGCTAAAGCTGATGTTTTGGCGGGTTTGCTTTCTCACGGGGAAAAGCAATGGTTGGAAATTGGAATGTTGGTGGCTCAATCTCCTGATTTGTTGTTGGTAGATGAACCTGTGGCGGGTTTGACGGATGAGGAAACGATGTTAACTGGAGAGTTGCTAATTTCGCTGGCCGAAAGTCATTCGGTGTTGGTAATTGAACACGATATGGAGTTTGTGCGGCAAATTGCGCGGCAGGTTACGGTGTTGCATCAGGGTGCGGTTTTGTGTGAGGGGACTATGGATGAGGTGCAAAATGACGATCGCGTAATTGAGGTATATTTGGGCAAACCGGAAGAGTAA
- the urtC gene encoding urea ABC transporter permease subunit UrtC yields the protein MQNKHQKPWLKEAAIVSAIALTFILLIPGILPDVRLNQLGRFLALAIAALGIDLIWGYTGLLSLGHGVFFAIGGYAFAMHLKLQIPPTASSQLPEFMNLYGVTELPWFWQPFYSFPFSALAVVLIPAILGALLGYLVFRNRIRGVYFSILTQAATIVFFNFFNGQQKLINGTNGLTDFKTLFGATVNDRDTQYIFYILTILFLAATYALCRWLTSGRFGRLLVAIRDDEVRLRFSGYNPTGYKVLVFAISAGLAGIAGALFTVQTGIISPKAMDIAFSIEMVIWVAVGGRATLSGAILGTLLVNFGKSFLSEQFPEVWLFFQGALFLIVVTVLPDGLVGWLQHQGFDQIRSLFRRPKYASTYPSLEQDPQVQLEKEELEH from the coding sequence ATGCAGAACAAACATCAAAAACCCTGGTTAAAAGAAGCGGCAATTGTCAGCGCGATCGCCCTCACATTCATATTACTCATCCCAGGGATACTCCCCGACGTTCGGCTCAATCAATTGGGGCGATTTTTGGCACTAGCAATTGCCGCCCTCGGCATAGACTTGATTTGGGGATACACGGGTTTGCTGAGTCTCGGACACGGCGTATTTTTTGCGATCGGCGGCTACGCTTTCGCCATGCACCTAAAACTGCAAATTCCCCCAACCGCCAGCAGTCAATTGCCAGAATTTATGAACCTCTACGGCGTTACCGAACTCCCCTGGTTTTGGCAACCATTTTATTCATTTCCTTTCTCAGCATTAGCAGTAGTTCTCATCCCCGCCATCTTGGGCGCACTTTTAGGTTATTTAGTATTCCGCAATCGAATTCGAGGCGTTTACTTTTCAATTCTTACCCAAGCAGCCACCATTGTATTTTTCAACTTCTTTAACGGTCAGCAAAAACTAATTAACGGCACTAACGGACTCACCGACTTTAAAACCCTGTTCGGAGCCACAGTCAATGACCGAGATACTCAATATATTTTCTACATTCTCACCATATTATTTCTAGCAGCAACTTACGCCCTCTGCCGGTGGTTGACCAGCGGGCGTTTCGGCCGCCTGCTAGTAGCCATTCGCGACGACGAAGTGCGGCTGCGTTTCTCAGGTTACAATCCCACAGGATATAAAGTTTTAGTCTTTGCAATTTCCGCCGGTTTAGCCGGGATTGCAGGCGCATTATTTACCGTACAAACCGGAATCATTTCGCCAAAAGCAATGGATATTGCCTTTTCAATTGAAATGGTAATCTGGGTCGCAGTGGGAGGTCGTGCCACATTATCGGGAGCAATATTGGGAACACTGCTAGTCAACTTTGGTAAAAGTTTCTTGAGCGAACAATTCCCCGAAGTTTGGCTGTTTTTCCAAGGTGCGCTATTCCTCATAGTAGTCACAGTGCTGCCCGACGGCTTAGTCGGATGGCTGCAACATCAAGGTTTCGACCAAATCCGCAGTTTGTTCAGAAGACCGAAGTACGCATCTACTTACCCCAGCCTGGAACAAGACCCCCAAGTGCAGCTCGAAAAAGAAGAACTTGAACATTGA